One window of the Lysobacter sp. S4-A87 genome contains the following:
- a CDS encoding LysR family transcriptional regulator — MVDLNDVALFVQVVKAGSFAEAARRAGMPSNTVSRRIGQLEEQLGVRLLHRSTRHLTLTDAGEALFARSSGQVEALSEAALDVGEGGLTPRGKVRVAAAADFFHWFELDWVKLFLTEYPLVRLEFVLSDARADLVAEGIDVAIRAGAINEPTLIARRIGSNRGLMVASPGYLAERGVPESLADLAGHDCISGRDGPGRTAWHLDGANGPTEVVVRGRFFANSALAQLRACTSGVGIALLPDVMCAPYLLDGQLVPVLPEFGVDGLDMYLVYQSRRQLPRAVSAFVEFALAKMVTAGLVRAGANPIVATSGP, encoded by the coding sequence ATGGTGGATCTGAATGACGTTGCGTTGTTCGTGCAGGTGGTCAAGGCCGGCAGTTTTGCCGAGGCCGCGCGCCGTGCCGGCATGCCTTCCAACACGGTCAGCCGTCGTATCGGGCAACTGGAGGAGCAGCTCGGTGTGCGCTTGCTGCATCGCTCGACTCGGCACCTGACATTGACCGATGCCGGCGAGGCGCTCTTCGCTCGCAGCTCTGGACAGGTCGAGGCCCTGTCAGAGGCGGCATTGGACGTGGGAGAGGGAGGCCTGACGCCCCGCGGCAAAGTGCGGGTTGCTGCCGCCGCGGACTTCTTCCACTGGTTCGAGTTGGATTGGGTGAAGCTGTTCCTGACCGAGTATCCATTGGTGCGCTTGGAGTTCGTCCTCAGTGACGCACGCGCAGATCTCGTCGCCGAAGGCATCGACGTTGCCATCCGTGCCGGTGCGATCAACGAGCCCACCTTGATCGCACGCCGGATCGGTAGCAACCGGGGTCTCATGGTCGCCAGCCCCGGGTACCTTGCCGAGCGCGGTGTTCCAGAGTCCTTGGCTGATCTGGCCGGACACGATTGCATCTCAGGTCGCGATGGCCCCGGTCGCACGGCCTGGCATCTTGATGGCGCCAACGGACCGACCGAAGTCGTCGTGCGGGGACGCTTCTTCGCAAACTCGGCCCTCGCCCAGTTGCGAGCGTGCACGTCCGGCGTGGGCATCGCACTGTTGCCGGACGTCATGTGTGCCCCGTACCTGCTTGACGGGCAGCTCGTGCCCGTGCTGCCCGAGTTCGGGGTGGATGGACTCGACATGTACCTGGTTTACCAGAGCCGTCGTCAGCTGCCGCGCGCGGTGAGTGCGTTCGTCGAATTCGCCCTGGCAAAAATGGTCACGGCGGGGCTGGTCCGCGCCGGCGCTAATCCCATCGTCGCGACGAGCGGCCCGTGA
- a CDS encoding DoxX family protein, with the protein MTGSPPLSTTQRRLVWGVRILLALAFAAAGVAKLTGAPQMIQVFEAVGFGQWFRYVTGVVELLGAALLLVPATGFYGGLLLSATMVGGVATHLFLIGGNPVPALVLALLSAFVAWRLRPSRTSFSSEAQQRRIRDSM; encoded by the coding sequence ATGACCGGATCACCTCCCCTTTCCACCACGCAACGCCGCCTCGTGTGGGGCGTTCGCATTCTGCTTGCCCTGGCCTTTGCAGCGGCCGGTGTGGCCAAGCTCACCGGCGCGCCACAGATGATCCAGGTATTCGAGGCCGTTGGCTTTGGCCAATGGTTCCGCTACGTTACCGGCGTCGTCGAACTGCTGGGCGCCGCACTGCTGCTTGTCCCCGCGACGGGCTTCTACGGTGGATTGCTGCTCAGCGCCACGATGGTGGGTGGCGTGGCCACGCACCTTTTCCTGATTGGCGGCAATCCAGTGCCCGCACTGGTTCTGGCTCTGCTCTCGGCATTTGTTGCGTGGCGCCTGCGTCCCTCGCGCACCTCCTTCAGCAGCGAAGCTCAGCAAAGGCGCATCCGAGATTCCATGTAA
- a CDS encoding nitronate monooxygenase: MPRSGAGDLLSRIGMRVPIIQAPMAGVSTAAMAAAVSQTGGLGSLGIGAMTAEQARTIIHEFRALSDGPLNVNLFVHQPAKVDPGRDLAWLERLAPEFGRWGRPAPTSLREIYPSFLDNIDMLEMLVAERPRVVSFHFGLPHPAQIDALHRAGAVLLASATTLDEARAVEAAGIDAVVAQGFEAGGHRGVFDPDAGDSRLTTVALTRLLARSVSVPVIAAGGIMDGAGVAAAVALGACAVQMGTAFLATDESLADAGFRTRLQGSAAHQTVMTRVISGRPARSLSNDFTRWGETVPDGVIPDYPIAYDAGKALNAAAKAAGNLGYGADWAGQGAPLVRAMSTQQLMSTLIEELRAASAAMQGRTEGGA, encoded by the coding sequence ATGCCCAGATCAGGTGCTGGCGACCTTCTTTCCCGAATCGGCATGCGGGTCCCGATCATTCAAGCGCCCATGGCCGGTGTCTCAACCGCGGCGATGGCCGCCGCGGTTTCGCAAACCGGCGGATTGGGGTCCCTTGGCATCGGGGCCATGACCGCCGAACAGGCGCGAACGATCATCCACGAGTTCCGGGCGCTGAGTGACGGGCCGCTCAACGTCAATCTGTTCGTGCATCAGCCCGCGAAGGTGGACCCTGGCAGGGACCTCGCCTGGTTGGAGCGCCTGGCGCCGGAGTTCGGGCGCTGGGGGCGGCCGGCACCCACGAGCTTGCGTGAGATCTATCCGTCGTTCCTCGACAACATCGATATGCTCGAGATGCTGGTCGCCGAGCGGCCAAGGGTAGTGAGCTTCCACTTTGGACTGCCGCACCCGGCGCAGATCGACGCGCTGCACCGTGCCGGCGCAGTGCTGCTGGCCTCCGCCACCACCCTGGACGAAGCCCGGGCAGTCGAGGCCGCCGGAATCGATGCAGTGGTGGCACAGGGCTTCGAAGCAGGCGGCCATCGTGGCGTGTTCGATCCCGACGCCGGCGACAGCCGCCTCACCACAGTGGCGTTGACCCGGCTACTGGCGCGCTCAGTTTCCGTCCCGGTTATCGCCGCTGGCGGCATCATGGACGGCGCGGGAGTCGCCGCAGCCGTGGCGTTGGGTGCCTGCGCAGTGCAGATGGGCACCGCTTTTCTGGCTACCGACGAATCATTGGCGGACGCTGGCTTCCGAACGCGCTTGCAAGGCAGCGCGGCCCACCAAACCGTGATGACGCGTGTCATTTCGGGCCGCCCCGCGCGCAGCCTGAGCAATGATTTCACGCGCTGGGGTGAGACGGTCCCAGACGGGGTGATTCCCGACTATCCGATCGCTTACGACGCCGGCAAGGCACTCAATGCGGCAGCCAAGGCTGCGGGCAACCTCGGGTACGGCGCAGACTGGGCGGGGCAGGGCGCACCGTTGGTCCGGGCAATGTCAACGCAACAGTTGATGAGCACCCTCATAGAGGAATTGCGCGCCGCATCGGCGGCCATGCAAGGTAGAACCGAGGGCGGCGCATGA
- a CDS encoding pirin family protein produces the protein MNTLDLSRSTAGDVASDRLRPIVHKTRGQRHGPITRLMSPSDLGGVLKPFVFLDLIDAQDLSRVKVDGVGLHPHSGIATLTWLLEGSVNYEDDLGRRGQIEQGWMEWMHAGNGAWHGGNFGDSDRLRGFQLWIALPPASELGQPVSRYLAPDSLGREGPVTVLLGQHGHARGAIDAPSSIDYFSVRLKAGESWRYQPRPGHSVAWAAVSVGHLLAPESIDAGELAVFEEGPGPIEFIAVQDTEFVFGSAAKHPHELTLGNYSVHTSPLALLEGERRIREIGRELRAQGRL, from the coding sequence ATGAACACACTTGATCTTTCCCGGAGCACGGCCGGTGACGTGGCGAGCGACCGCCTGCGCCCGATCGTCCACAAGACGCGAGGGCAGCGCCATGGACCGATCACGCGACTGATGAGTCCCTCGGACTTGGGCGGTGTCCTGAAGCCCTTCGTGTTCCTCGATCTCATTGACGCGCAGGACCTCTCCCGCGTGAAGGTCGATGGCGTTGGTCTACACCCGCACTCGGGCATCGCGACCTTGACGTGGTTGCTCGAGGGCTCGGTCAACTACGAGGATGACCTTGGCCGACGGGGGCAAATCGAACAGGGCTGGATGGAATGGATGCACGCCGGAAACGGCGCATGGCACGGCGGAAACTTTGGTGACTCCGACCGTCTGCGTGGCTTCCAGCTATGGATCGCACTTCCTCCCGCGTCCGAGCTCGGGCAGCCGGTCAGTCGGTATCTGGCCCCGGACTCCCTGGGCCGCGAGGGGCCGGTGACGGTACTGCTTGGCCAGCACGGCCACGCCCGCGGAGCGATCGATGCGCCGTCGTCGATTGACTACTTCTCGGTGCGGCTCAAAGCTGGCGAGTCTTGGCGATATCAGCCACGGCCCGGGCATTCGGTGGCATGGGCGGCGGTGAGCGTGGGACACCTGCTGGCGCCAGAAAGCATTGATGCCGGAGAACTGGCCGTATTCGAAGAAGGTCCCGGTCCGATTGAGTTCATTGCGGTACAGGACACGGAGTTCGTGTTTGGTTCGGCCGCCAAGCACCCGCATGAGCTGACGCTGGGCAATTACTCGGTCCACACCAGCCCGCTGGCGCTATTGGAGGGGGAGAGGCGCATCCGCGAGATCGGCAGAGAACTGCGCGCCCAAGGGCGCCTCTGA
- a CDS encoding SDR family NAD(P)-dependent oxidoreductase, which yields MSASMAIEETIGLLGGKIALITGTGGGLGRVAAQTFAREGALVIGCDINASANGDTVALVRRAGGDMTGIAPVDLTDPDQARRLIDEAVAVYGGLDIVYNNAAVQRFGPMPTFSIDDWRATIAGELDIPFFVSKYAWPHLVRRGGGVILNIASIAGMIGGETPPMVGHAAAKGGVIAMTRQFALEGAPHGIRAVALSPGPFLTPASDRDLGDDQAMRDAITDKTLLKRFGRPDELVELAAFLASDRAAYITGANYAVDGGASAW from the coding sequence ATGTCTGCTTCCATGGCAATTGAGGAAACCATCGGTCTGCTGGGGGGCAAGATCGCGCTTATCACCGGCACCGGCGGCGGGTTGGGGCGCGTCGCGGCGCAGACCTTCGCGCGCGAAGGTGCCCTGGTGATCGGGTGCGACATCAACGCCAGCGCCAATGGCGACACCGTCGCGCTGGTACGCCGGGCCGGCGGCGACATGACCGGAATTGCTCCCGTCGACCTGACCGATCCGGATCAGGCGCGCCGGTTGATCGACGAGGCGGTGGCGGTCTACGGCGGCCTCGACATCGTCTACAACAACGCCGCGGTGCAGCGCTTTGGTCCGATGCCGACGTTCTCGATCGATGATTGGCGCGCGACGATCGCCGGCGAGCTCGACATACCGTTCTTCGTCTCCAAGTACGCCTGGCCGCATCTGGTGCGGCGCGGGGGCGGGGTCATCCTCAACATCGCCTCGATCGCCGGCATGATCGGCGGCGAGACGCCGCCGATGGTCGGGCACGCGGCCGCCAAGGGCGGGGTGATCGCGATGACCCGCCAGTTCGCGCTGGAAGGCGCGCCGCACGGCATTCGCGCCGTGGCCCTGAGCCCCGGCCCGTTCCTGACCCCGGCCAGCGATCGCGATCTGGGTGATGACCAGGCCATGCGTGACGCCATCACCGACAAGACGCTGCTCAAGCGTTTTGGTCGGCCCGACGAACTGGTGGAGCTGGCGGCCTTCCTCGCCAGCGACCGTGCGGCGTACATCACCGGGGCGAACTACGCCGTCGACGGCGGGGCCTCGGCCTGGTGA